One window of Bacillus sp. THAF10 genomic DNA carries:
- a CDS encoding 8-oxo-dGTP diphosphatase, with protein MKKISLYTMCLIVDGDKILLMNRPNEKGFPGYIAPGGKLEFPESLTEGAKREVLEETGLTVHNLTYKGLDEYVNEVNLERYMVFNYITTDFEGELLKNPPEGELKWVSLEEALTLPMQSWFRERLPLFFQDGTFEKHVRWDEVHNRPLKEMVTMH; from the coding sequence ATGAAGAAAATTAGCCTGTATACGATGTGCTTAATTGTGGATGGAGACAAAATTCTACTTATGAATAGACCAAATGAAAAAGGCTTCCCTGGATATATTGCTCCAGGAGGAAAACTAGAGTTTCCAGAAAGCCTCACAGAAGGTGCAAAGAGAGAAGTGTTAGAAGAAACAGGCCTTACCGTACATAACCTTACTTATAAAGGGCTTGACGAATATGTTAATGAAGTGAACCTAGAACGCTATATGGTGTTTAATTACATCACAACCGATTTTGAAGGAGAACTATTAAAGAATCCCCCAGAAGGAGAGCTGAAATGGGTCTCCTTGGAGGAAGCTCTTACCTTGCCAATGCAATCATGGTTTAGGGAGCGGTTACCTCTCTTTTTTCAGGATGGAACTTTTGAAAAACATGTAAGGTGGGATGAAGTTCATAATAGGCCACTAAAAGAAATGGTTACCATGCATTAA
- the plsY gene encoding glycerol-3-phosphate 1-O-acyltransferase PlsY — MIEFLVIILAYILGSIPFALVVGKIGYGIDIREHGSGNLGGTNTFRTLGIKAGLIVTICDILKGTLAASLPFLLAADIHPLIAGACAVVGHVYPVFAKFRGGKAVATSGGVLLFANPVLFGLMLFCFFLFLFLTKYVSLSSMLTGVASTIYVLFDGDLPLIIAVSLLTAFVIFKHRTNIGRIINKTEPKISWLTLKKKKVS; from the coding sequence ATGATAGAATTTTTAGTAATTATCCTCGCATACATCTTAGGCTCTATCCCTTTTGCACTTGTTGTAGGAAAAATCGGATATGGCATTGACATCCGGGAACACGGAAGCGGGAACCTCGGAGGAACGAACACCTTTCGAACACTTGGGATCAAAGCAGGTTTGATTGTCACCATTTGTGATATTTTAAAAGGAACACTAGCAGCTTCCTTGCCATTTTTGCTCGCAGCAGACATTCATCCATTAATTGCTGGTGCATGTGCAGTGGTTGGTCATGTGTATCCTGTTTTTGCTAAGTTCCGAGGTGGTAAAGCGGTTGCTACTTCCGGTGGTGTACTACTATTCGCAAATCCAGTTTTATTTGGTCTTATGCTATTTTGTTTCTTCTTATTTTTATTCCTAACAAAGTATGTTTCGTTATCCTCCATGCTCACTGGTGTAGCATCAACCATTTATGTTTTATTTGATGGAGATTTGCCACTTATAATCGCTGTTTCATTACTGACGGCATTCGTCATCTTTAAGCATCGAACAAACATAGGAAGAATTATAAATAAAACAGAGCCAAAAATCAGCTGGCTAACATTAAAAAAGAAAAAAGTATCGTAA
- a CDS encoding CoA-binding protein yields MSMEIPSREEIGKILKKSKRIAVVGLSANPERTSYMVSKAMQDAGYEIIPVNPSVDKVLGVKAVPSLKDIEGHVDIVNVFRRSEHLYGVAEEFLEIDADVYWAQLGLEDQKTYDLLKDKGYTVIMDRCIKVEHALTR; encoded by the coding sequence ATGAGCATGGAGATACCTAGTAGAGAAGAAATCGGAAAGATTTTAAAAAAGAGTAAACGAATTGCAGTTGTTGGACTGTCAGCTAACCCAGAAAGAACCTCTTATATGGTTTCAAAAGCAATGCAAGACGCTGGTTACGAAATCATACCAGTTAACCCTAGTGTAGATAAGGTATTAGGAGTAAAGGCGGTTCCAAGCTTGAAAGATATTGAAGGCCACGTGGATATTGTTAATGTTTTCAGACGTTCAGAGCATCTTTATGGAGTGGCAGAGGAGTTTTTAGAAATTGATGCCGATGTTTATTGGGCGCAGCTTGGTTTAGAGGATCAAAAAACGTATGATTTGTTGAAGGATAAAGGTTATACTGTAATCATGGATCGTTGTATAAAAGTAGAGCATGCATTAACAAGATAG
- the parE gene encoding DNA topoisomerase IV subunit B, which yields MVKNTIDYNDDAIQVLEGLEAVRKRPGMYIGSTDSRGLHHLVYEILDNAVDEALGGFGDHIIVTIHKDNSISVKDKGRGMPTGMHKMGKPTPEVILTVLHAGGKFGQGGYKTSGGLHGVGASVVNALSEWLVVTIKRDGIIYEQRFAHGGKPTTTLEKIGTTNQTGTTVHFKPDPTIFSTTTYNFETLCERLRESAFLLKGLKIEIVDERNNIKEVFHYESGIEAFVEYLNEEKDSLHSVVSFEGAQNGIEIDFAFQFNDGYSETILSFVNNVRTKDGGTHESGAKTAMTRIFNEYARKVNLLKEKDKNLDGSDIREGLSAIVSVRIPEELLQFEGQTKGKLGTSEARSAVDSVVSEHLAYFLEENPETSSMLVKKSIKAYQAREAARKAREDARSGKKRKRSDAMLSGKLTPAQTRNPQKNEIYLVEGDSAGGSAKQGRDRRFQAVLPLRGKVINTEKAKLADIFKNEEINTIIHAIGGGVGPDFTVDDINYDKIVIMTDADTDGAHIQVLLLTFFYRYMKPLIEAGKVFIALPPLYKVSKGSGKKEVLEYAWSDEELQGAIKKIGKGYTIQRYKGLGEMNADQLWETTMNPDTRTLIRVRIDDAARAERRVTTLMGDKVEPRRKWIESHVAFGLEEDPNILENDNLLVAEEG from the coding sequence GTGGTAAAAAATACGATTGATTATAACGATGATGCGATACAGGTGTTAGAGGGCCTTGAGGCTGTCCGTAAGCGTCCTGGTATGTATATCGGAAGCACAGACTCACGAGGACTTCACCACTTAGTCTATGAAATCCTTGATAATGCAGTAGATGAAGCATTAGGGGGATTTGGTGATCACATCATTGTGACCATACATAAAGACAACAGCATAAGCGTAAAGGATAAAGGCCGTGGAATGCCCACTGGAATGCATAAAATGGGAAAACCTACCCCCGAAGTTATTTTAACAGTTTTACATGCAGGTGGAAAATTCGGACAAGGTGGTTATAAGACAAGTGGCGGTTTACACGGTGTTGGTGCCTCTGTTGTTAACGCACTTTCGGAATGGTTAGTGGTGACGATTAAGCGTGACGGTATCATTTATGAGCAGCGGTTTGCTCATGGTGGGAAACCAACAACAACGCTCGAGAAGATTGGAACAACAAATCAAACTGGTACAACCGTTCATTTTAAGCCAGACCCAACGATTTTCAGTACCACTACTTATAATTTTGAAACATTATGTGAACGATTGAGAGAATCTGCTTTTCTTTTAAAAGGCTTAAAGATCGAAATAGTAGATGAAAGAAATAACATAAAAGAAGTTTTCCATTATGAAAGCGGTATTGAAGCTTTTGTGGAATATTTGAATGAAGAAAAGGATTCCTTGCACTCAGTTGTGTCGTTTGAAGGCGCACAAAATGGAATTGAAATAGATTTTGCTTTTCAGTTTAACGATGGATACTCAGAAACAATCCTTTCCTTTGTGAACAATGTCCGCACAAAGGATGGAGGCACGCATGAATCTGGAGCCAAAACGGCCATGACACGTATTTTTAATGAATACGCTCGAAAAGTGAATTTGCTGAAAGAAAAAGATAAAAATCTAGATGGATCGGATATACGCGAGGGACTTTCTGCAATTGTATCTGTTCGGATTCCTGAGGAACTTCTCCAGTTTGAAGGACAAACAAAAGGAAAGCTTGGGACAAGTGAAGCACGATCTGCTGTAGATAGTGTCGTATCTGAGCATTTGGCCTACTTTTTAGAAGAAAATCCAGAGACAAGCTCCATGCTTGTAAAAAAATCTATCAAAGCCTATCAAGCTCGTGAGGCAGCAAGAAAAGCTAGGGAAGATGCTAGAAGCGGCAAAAAGCGTAAGCGCTCCGATGCCATGTTAAGTGGAAAATTGACCCCTGCTCAGACACGCAATCCTCAAAAAAATGAAATCTATTTAGTAGAGGGTGATTCTGCAGGCGGATCAGCGAAGCAAGGGCGTGACAGACGCTTTCAAGCTGTACTTCCCCTACGTGGTAAGGTAATTAACACTGAAAAAGCCAAGCTTGCAGATATTTTTAAGAATGAGGAAATTAATACGATTATCCATGCTATCGGCGGGGGTGTTGGCCCAGATTTCACAGTGGATGACATCAACTACGATAAGATTGTTATCATGACTGACGCAGATACGGATGGTGCTCACATTCAGGTGCTGTTGCTGACATTCTTTTACCGTTATATGAAGCCGCTCATTGAAGCAGGTAAGGTCTTTATTGCACTTCCTCCATTGTACAAAGTAAGTAAAGGGTCTGGGAAAAAGGAAGTGTTGGAATATGCATGGTCCGATGAAGAGCTGCAGGGAGCTATCAAAAAAATTGGCAAAGGTTACACTATCCAGCGCTATAAGGGGCTTGGTGAAATGAATGCCGATCAGCTTTGGGAAACGACGATGAATCCTGACACACGGACGCTTATTCGCGTGCGTATTGATGATGCAGCTCGTGCAGAACGCCGTGTCACAACCTTAATGGGAGATAAAGTAGAACCTAGACGAAAATGGATTGAAAGCCATGTGGCATTTGGCTTAGAAGAAGATCCGAATATTTTAGAAAATGATAACCTTTTGGTCGCTGAGGAGGGATAA